A genome region from Salvelinus alpinus chromosome 26, SLU_Salpinus.1, whole genome shotgun sequence includes the following:
- the LOC139555226 gene encoding protein HGH1 homolog codes for MLSDVEAKELLSFLTLNTRPDVKGQATEYILGLSGNRDGCRYLQSKPDFLKALVTLTTDPSIAIVKDCYHSLINLSADETMHQPLVKDADFLPMLFKNLLDPEFMFADRICTILTNLSRHVKTCKEVFKAMQEQEIGLTQIVEIFCTEGYNKQVSLHYLGPLLSNLTQLPETRHFILDRERCVVQRLLPYVQYEASTIRRGGVIGTLRNCCFDHAHHEWLLSDTVDILPFLLLPLAGPEELSDEENEGLPVDLQYLPEDKKREEDPDIRKMLIETMILLTATKVGRQFLKAKNTYAIMREFHNWEKEPHVAAACEKFIQVLIGDEPEPGMENLLEVEIPEDMEVKLKDMDAKEQEQLEKDQEDLLNPDKPQQCGGIVRMM; via the exons ATGCTGAGTGACGTGGAGGCAAAAGAGCTGCTGTCCTTCCTCACCCTGAACACCAGGCCGGACGTCAAGGGCCAGGCCACAGAGTACATTCTGGGCCTATCTGGCAACAGGGACGGCTGTCGCTACCTTCAGTCAAAACCTGACTTCCTTAAAGCCCTGGTGACCCTCACCACCGACCCCTCGATCGCTATCGTCAAAGACTGTTACCACTCTCTCATCAACCTCTCGGCTGACGAGACCATGCACCAACCTCTGGTGAAGGACGCTGACTTTCTCCCTATGTTGTTTAAAAACCTCCTGGACCCAGAGTTTATGTTTGCAGACCGTATCTGTACGATCCTTACTAACCTGTCGCGGCACGTGAAGACGTGTAAAGAAGTGTTTAAGGCTATGCAGGAGCAGGAGATAGGTCTGACACAGATAGTGGAAATCTTCTGCACTGAGGGCTACAATAAGCAGGTGTCGCTCCATTACCTGGGCCCCCTCCTCTCCAACTTGACTCAGCTGCCGGAGACCAGACACTTTATCCTGGATAGGGAGAG GTGTGTAGTGCAGAGACTCCTTCCCTACGTACAATACGAGGCCTCCACAATCAGACGAGGGGGAGTCATTGGCACTCTGAGAAATTGTTGCTTTGACCATG CTCATCATGAGTGGTTGCTGAGTGATACAGTGGACATTCTGCCTTTCCTGTTGCTGCCTCTCGCTGGGCCTGAGGAACTGTCTGACGAGGAGAATGAAG GGTTACCCGTCGACCTCCAGTACTTGCCAGAGGACAAGAAAAGAGAGGAGGATCCCGACATTCGCAAGATGCTCATTGAGACCATGATACTG CTGACTGCTACCAAAGTGGGCCGGCAGTTTCTGAAGGCCAAGAACACCTATGCCATCATGAGGGAGTTCCACAACTGGGAAAAGGAACCTCACGTGGCCGCTGCTTGTGAGAAGTTTATACAG gtgcTGATCGGGGACGAACCGGAGCCAGGCATGGAGAACTTGTTGGAGGTGGAGATTCCTGAGGATATGGAGGTGAAGCTCAAAGACATGGATGCCAAGGAGCAGGAGCAGTTGGAGAAGGACCAGGAAGATCTGTTAAATCCAGACAAGCCCCAGCAGTGTGGAGGCATAGTGAGGATGATGTAG